Genomic window (Lewinellaceae bacterium):
GCGCAGGATGCCCTGAGAAGAGTGCGGCAGCGGGCCTTCCCTCCTGCTCAATGGGCGGAAAAAGTGGATGGCTACATTTCTGCCGTATCGGCCGGCAAGCAGAATTTCTTTGAGGCCATTGTCGATGAGCGGGCCTGGGAATTCGGCGGGGAGATGATCCGCAAGTACGAGCTGATCCGCTGGAACATCTATTCCGAAAAGATGGCCGAAACAGTGGAAACCCTGAAGGCTATGGCGGATGCGGCCTTCACCGGCTCCGGCCAGTATTCCAACCTGCCCGACTACATGTACTGGAAGCGGGATGAAAGCGGCCAGTTCACCGTGTTGAACCCCAACCGCAAGCTGGCGGCGCCGCCGGATGAAACCTGGAACCGGGAGCCCTTCCTGCTCAGCCTGCACGATGACGTCAATACTTATAGCCCATGGATCACCCGGGACTGGGCCAACTACATCAACGGCCCGAAGCCGGGCGTGGTGCGGTATATTTTTCCCATCCCGGCCGAGGCCATTACCAATAGCCAGGGAACCCTGAGCAACGACGGCTATATGTTCTAGGTTTGTTTTTGCCACAAATCCGCCTGCCCAATCGGGGCTTTCAGGCGGTTTTGTGGCAAACCCCGGCCACCCCATCCGGCGAAAACAGGCAGGGCCTGCCAGCGCCGGACGCGGTTCGGGCATTTCTTAAAATCTGAAATTTTGAAACTATGAAAATCCTTAATTTTAATATATACGGGCTTTTCCTGGCCCTGATCGCGGGCATCCTCCTGATGTCTGGCTGCAAGGATGAAACAACCTATGCCAAGACCCGCCTATTCCGGCCGGTTCTCAACGAAGAGCTGATGGCGGAGCTCAACACCATTATCGTGAATATGGGCAACATCAGGGAGGCAACTTCTTACACCATCGAGGTCAGTAGAGATACCTTTACAACCATCGATTATACCATCGAGACAGATACGAGCTATGTGGTTATCAACGAAGAGCTGCTGAACGGCGACCCCTTGCTGTGGAACACCCTTTACCAGGTGCGGGCCACCGCCCATGCCGCCAGCCCGGAGTTTGACAGCAAGGTTTCTGACCTGGGCAATGTGCGGACCGAACGCTTCCCTTCCATCCTGAACATTCCGGGCGTCAACGACGTCATCGACGTGGCGGCAAGAGTGACCTGGCAGGTTCTCGGAGCGCCGGTTACCAAAATCCGGACCTTTGCACCGGACGACCTCAAGCTGACCTCCCCGATCGCCGAGTACGATGTGAGTGAAGAAGATCAGGTTGCCGGCGAAACCATCGTTGCCGGGCTGGAGCCCGAGACAGCTTATCAGATCGCCATTTACAGCGGCGCCTCCGGCGAGGCCCTGCGCGGCTGGGAAAACTACGTGACCCTGGAAAAAGGCGTGGACCCGAACGACGCGAACGTGATTGACCTGACGGGCAGCGAAGACCCCGACGCAGTTGGCGCCGCCGTGATGGCCGCCGCCGACGGCAACATCATCCTGTTGAAAAAGGGCGTGCTCTACAATTTCCCTGCCGAAAACCTGACCAAGTCCATCACCATACGGGGGGCTTATGGTTTTGGAGCACAGAAGGCCATCCTTTTCACGACCGGCAACTGGAATATTGAAAATGGCGCTACCATCAACCATATCCGTTTTATCGACCTGGAATTGAGGGGCGAAGACATTGGCGGAGATTATGTCTTCAATCCCAATAACGACATGACGACTACCGTGGACGAGCTGACCTTCGACAATTGCATCGTCAACAATTTCCGGGGCATCATCCGGGTCAGGACTTCGGTGTACATCAAAAATTACACTATTAATAATTGCATCGTCCACCATATCGGTGGCTATGGCATTTTCACTGCCGATACAGACGGAGATGGCGGCGCTGCCATCGACAATATCACATTGTCGAACAGCACCTTCAGCAAGGTCAATACCTTCATGCAGTCCCGGCAGAACAGCCAGTCGCTGGTCATTGACGCCTGTACGCTCAATGAGGAGACGGTTACCGGCGGCCGCCTTTTCCGCTGGAGAGGAGGCGAGGGGTTCAATAATGTGATCAACGGCATCAGCATCACCAATTCGGTCTGGGGCCATGGCTGGGATGAAGGCGAAACCGGAGCCTATGATTTTCGCGGTAAAGCAGAAGGCCTGGACAATACCTCTTTCACCGTTGTCAATACCTACGCAACCGCCGACTTTTCCTTTACCCCGGATTATGAGATACCTGGTTTCCCGGCATTAAATTACAGCGGCACGGCCGCCGACCTGTGGGTAGACCCTTATGAGGGCCTGAACTTCAATTTCAAGGATTCTGGCTTTGCGGGCAAGTACGATTCGGGCGACCCGCGTTGGAGGGCCAAGTTGTAGTTTGAATGGAACGCGGATGACGGGGATTTGGCGGATTATCGCGGATTGGCGAGCAAAGGGCTATCTGCATGGCTAGAGGGGAGATGGAACGCGGATGGCGCGGATTTGGCGGATTGGCGCGGATCGGGGAGCAATGGGCTATCTGCATTGCTGGAGGGGAGATGGAACGCGGATGACGCGGATTTGGCGGATTATCGCGGATTGGCGAGCAAAGGGCTATCTGCATTGCTAGAGGGGAGATGGAACGCGGATGGCGCGGATTTGGCGGATTATCGCGGATTGGCGAGCAAAGGGCTATCTGTGGAAATTCGCTGCATCTGCTGCCATCCGCGTTCCATAAAATGACTATTTTTTAAAATAATGGATACAAAATGAACCACACCAAACAACTGCTTTCCCTGGCCGGGCTTTTTCTAATTGCCTTCTTTTCCCGCTGCAGCGATTCCATCCCTATGCCGGAACCCATGGATGAGGGCGATAAACCCGTACAGGTGGTAGAAGACGCGCTGGCCTTTCCGGGCGCTGAGGGCTTTGGAAGGGACGCCACCGGGGGGCGGGGTGGTAAAGTCCTCTACGTCACCAACCTGAATGATGCCGGCCCCGGCAGTTTTCGGGCGGCAGTCGATACCCCTGGGCCGAGGTATGTACTCTTCCAGGTATCGGGCAACATAGAGCTGGAATCTAATCTGGACATCCGGTTCGGAGACATCACAATCGCCGGGCAGACCGCGCCGGGCGATGGAATTTGCATCAAAGACTACCCGGTGAGGATCAACGCCGATAATGTTATTATCCGGTTCATGCGCTTTCGCCTGGGCGACGAAGC
Coding sequences:
- a CDS encoding DUF4957 domain-containing protein, with product MKILNFNIYGLFLALIAGILLMSGCKDETTYAKTRLFRPVLNEELMAELNTIIVNMGNIREATSYTIEVSRDTFTTIDYTIETDTSYVVINEELLNGDPLLWNTLYQVRATAHAASPEFDSKVSDLGNVRTERFPSILNIPGVNDVIDVAARVTWQVLGAPVTKIRTFAPDDLKLTSPIAEYDVSEEDQVAGETIVAGLEPETAYQIAIYSGASGEALRGWENYVTLEKGVDPNDANVIDLTGSEDPDAVGAAVMAAADGNIILLKKGVLYNFPAENLTKSITIRGAYGFGAQKAILFTTGNWNIENGATINHIRFIDLELRGEDIGGDYVFNPNNDMTTTVDELTFDNCIVNNFRGIIRVRTSVYIKNYTINNCIVHHIGGYGIFTADTDGDGGAAIDNITLSNSTFSKVNTFMQSRQNSQSLVIDACTLNEETVTGGRLFRWRGGEGFNNVINGISITNSVWGHGWDEGETGAYDFRGKAEGLDNTSFTVVNTYATADFSFTPDYEIPGFPALNYSGTAADLWVDPYEGLNFNFKDSGFAGKYDSGDPRWRAKL